A window of the Alnus glutinosa chromosome 4, dhAlnGlut1.1, whole genome shotgun sequence genome harbors these coding sequences:
- the LOC133867509 gene encoding uncharacterized protein LOC133867509: MALQWMILTYVVAAEASVALLLTLPSPKLIKDRLVSLISLILQPALFIVPFAGFQLLDIYWKNEHRLMCTSDICTAAERDRYEKSIYKAQRNVILCAASILLYWTVYRICKYHKEIQSLEEVEKRYKEQ, from the exons atggcatTGCAGTGGATGATACTGACGTACGTGGTTGCAGCAGAGGCCTCCGTAGCTCTTCTGTTAACCCTGCCTTCACCCAAGCTCATCAAGGATCGTCTCGTATCTTTGATTTCGCTAATTCTGCAACCTGCGCTCTTCATCGTCCCCTTTGCCGGCTTCCAGCTCctgg ATATCTACTGGAAGAACGAGCATCGCTTGATGTGCACGTCTGACATCTGCACTGCTGCTGAGAGAGACCGCTATGAGAAATCC ATCTACAAAGCTCAAAGGAATGTCATTCTCTGTGCTGCATCAATCCTTCTCTATTG GACTGTGTACCGCATTTGTAAGTATCACAAAGAGATTCAGAGCTTGGAGGAAGTGGAGAAGAGGTACAAGGAGCAGTAG
- the LOC133866273 gene encoding potassium channel SKOR-like — translation MSSGGRRGGGRGGGDDESEDEGYEVGELGDSGKLSWKRHSALFRKELSFGSGLGRDAGRTGSRWDRFIIHLDNWWYVAWTHFILLCAVYSSFFTPLEFGFFRGLPENLFLLDIAGQFAFLIDIVVRFFIAYRDTHSYRMVYDHNLIAVRYLKSRFFVDLLCCFPWDAIYKASGRKEPVRYLLWIRLSRALRVTEFFEKLEKDIRLNYLATRIAKLFVVELYCTHTAACIFYYLATTLPASEEGYTWIGSLKMGDYSYSHFREIDLWKRYVTSLYFAIVTMATLGYGEIHAVNVREMIFIMIYVSFDMILGAYLLGNMAALIVKGSKTEQFRDKMADLIKYMNKHKLDRQTSKEIKGHLRLQYERSNTEVALLQDVPASIRTKISQNLYEPYIREASIFKGCSLGFIKQIAIKVHEEFFIPGEVIIEQGNVIDQLYIICHGEVEEIGKVEDDETKEYLMRLQAHCSFGEVSFLCNTPQTCTVRVRELSRVLRLDKQCFKEILEICFSDGRIIVNNLLEGKDSNLQSKILESDVTLYIEQRESELAMKVNCAAYDGDSYRVKRLIRAGADPNKTDYNERSPLHIAASKGYEDIVVFLIEQGVGINISDKFGNTPLLEAIKNGHDQVASLLVKAGAALNIDNAGDFLCMTIARRDLDLLKRILASGINPNAKNYDLRTPLHLAASEGLYSMAELLLEAGASVLSKDRWGNTPLDDAWIGGNKNLIKLFEVTRTSQLSQLSNCSQEIRDEMRKKTCTVFPIHPWGAKEERREGVVLWVPQSIEELIKAAKEQLKCSSGTCILAENGGKILDINMVTNDQKLYLVCEAQSR, via the exons GTGGTACGTGGCGTGGACGCATTTCATTCTACTATGTGCGGTCTACTCCTCCTTCTTCACGCCCCTGGAGTTCGGCTTCTTCCGAGGACTCCCCGAGAACCTCTTCCTCCTTGACATTGCCGGCCAATTCGCCTTCCTCATCGACATTGTTGTCCGCTTCTTCATCGCCTATCGCGACACCCACTCCTACCGCATGGTCTACGACCACAATCTCATTGCCGTTCG GTACTTGAAGTCTCGGTTCTTTGTTGATTTACTATGTTGTTTCCCCTGGGATGCTATCTACAAG GCTTCTGGTAGAAAAGAGCCAGTCAGGTACCTATTGTGGATTAGGCTAAGTCGAGCACTCAGAGTAACTGAGTTTTTTGAGAAGTTGGAGAAAGATATCCGGCTAAATTACCTCGCTACGAGAATTGCAAAACTTTTTGTTGTTGAACTCTATTGCACACATACGGCTGCCTGCATCTTTTACTATCTTGCTACCACTTTGCCTGCCTCCGAGGAAGGTTACACATGGATAGGAAGTTTGAAGATGGGTGACTACAGTTATTCACACTTTAGAGAGATTGATCTTTGGAAGCGTTATGTAACATCTCTCTATTTTGCCATTGTTACCATGGCGACTCTTG GTTATGGAGAAATACATGCAGTCAATGTCAGGGAAATGATATTCATTATGATTTATGTATCATTTGACATGATTCTTGGTGCTTATCTGCTTGGTAATATGGCAGCATTGATAGTAAAAGGATCAAAGACAGAACAGTTTAGGGATAAAATGGCCGACCTTATCAAATATATGAATAAACACAAGcttgatagacaaacaagtaAGGAGATCAAAGGTCATCTACGGTTACAATATGAGCGTAGCAACACCGAAGTTGCTTTACTTCAGGATGTTCCAGCCTCTATTCGGACTAAG ATTTCACAGAACTTATATGAGCCATATATTAGAGAAGCTTCTATATTCAAGGGGTGCTCTTTGGGTTTCATCAAGCAAATT GCAATCAAAGTCCATGAAGAGTTTTTCATTCCAGGAGAAGTGATTATAGAACAGGGAAACGTAATAGatcaactttatatcatatgTCATGGCGAAGTg GAGGAGATAGGAAAGGTGGAAGATGATGAAACAAAAGAATATCTTATGCGTTTGCAAGCACATTGCTCATTTGGCGaggtttcttttctttgtaataCTCCTCAGACTTGTACAGTTCGAGTTCGTGAACTATCTAGAGTCTTGCGACTTGATAAACAATGTTTTAAAGAAATCTTGGAGATATGTTTTTCTGATGGACGGATAATTGTGAACAACCTACTTGAG GGAAAGGACTCCAATCTTCAGAGCAAGATTTTGGAATCAGATGTTACATTGTATATTGAACAGCGTGAATCAGAGTTGGCTATGAAGGTTAATTGTGCTGCTTATGATGGAGATTCTTATCGAGTGAAACGTTTGATTAGAGCAGGAGCTGATCCCAATAAGACGGATTATAATGAAAGATCACCTTTG cataTTGCTGCATCCAAAGGATATGAAGATATTGTTGTTTTCCTTATTGAGCAAGGAGTGGGCATCAACATTTCAG ATAAGTTTGGAAACACTCCCTTGCTTGAAGCCATCAAGAATGGGCACGATCAAGTAGCGTCTTTACTTGTTAAGGCAGGGGCAGCACTTAATATTGATAATGCTGGTGATTTTCTTTGTATGACTATTGCGAGGAGGGATTTGGATCTTCTAAAAAGGATTTTGGCTAGTGGCATTAATCCAAATGCCAAAAATTATGATCTCCGAACGCCACTTCACCTTGCTGCCTCAGAAGGGCTATATTCAATGGCAGAATTACTTCTAGAAGCAGGAGCGAGTGTTTTGTCAAAGGACAG ATGGGGAAATACTCCACTTGATGATGCCTGGATAGGTGGAAATAAGAATTTGATCAAGCTGTTTGAAGTTACAAGAACTTCTCAGCTGTCCCAGTTATCAAATTGCTCTCAAGAAATTCGAG ATGAAATGCGCAAGAAGACATGCACAGTGTTCCCCATTCACCCATGGGGTGCCAAGGAGGAGAGAAGAGAGGGAGTTGTATTGTGGGTTCCGCAAAGCATTGAAGAGCTCATCAAAGCAGCAAAAGAGCAGTTGAAATGTTCAAGTGGCACTTGTATTTTGGCAGAAAATGGGGGTAAAATTCTTGACATAAACATGGTTACCAATGATCAGAAGTTATATCTGGTTTGTGAAGCACAAAGCAGGTAA